Genomic window (Tenrec ecaudatus isolate mTenEca1 chromosome 16, mTenEca1.hap1, whole genome shotgun sequence):
GACAGGAAGGTCAAGAGTTCTAGATCctcggtggtggctgtggttgtgtccTGCAGCCGTGGGCTGGGCAGCTTCCGGTTTTGCAGGCATTTCCCGTAGGAGTCCACCTGGGTGGGGCAGAGGACACGTACGGCTGGTCAGCTTGGACACCAGGGAGCCTGACCTCAGCCCTGCCCGCCCAGCCCCCGGGCGCTCGGGCTCACCCACCGGGATGTAGCGCATGAGCTCGCGCACGTAGCGGTCCCGGTCCGAGGGCACGTCGCAGTGGGACTGCAGGTAGAGCAGCGGCGCATAGCCACGGCGGCGCCACTCGGAGCGCTCCGAGAGCGGAGTGGCCGCGCGGCGCAGATAGGCGATCCCGGGAAGCCACTGCAGGGGCAGCGGGTAGTCCGAGTGGCGGCTGAAGGTAGCGGTCAGGTTAAAGAGGCGGATGCCGGCCGCGTGGCTCAGCAAGTAATTGTTCAGTGGCGACTCCTCGTGCAGGAGCGCCCAGCTCTGGTGTGCCAAACGCGGCAGCGGCGCCTCCGACGCGCGGAAGTCGGTGCCGTAGAAAAGCAACGCGCGCGTCCGCGGGTTCCCTCGGACCCGTCGGTCCCGGGATGCCACGCAGGCACCGCGCGGGCACTCGATGAGCTCCGAGTCTCCCGGGAAGTGAGGAAACAGCCCAGGACTCCACCACAACAGCACCGGCAAGTCcagcccttcctcccaccctggcCCTGCGCTCCCCGAACTGCGCGCCACCCCAACGGCGCCCAGCGGGGACAGTGGGCGGAAGACCGCGCCATCCCACGGCTCGACCCACTCCGCTTCCCCGCCGGCCTCCAGCTCCGCCACGGGCCCAGGACCGCTAGCCAGACACACACCAAGACCCCAGAGGACAAGCACGAACCCCGCGAGACCCACAGCCATGTCCGCTCCGGCAGCCAGCGGCCCTCGGAACAAAACCCCGCCCCACTGGCTAGAGCCACACGACGACGCATGCGCACCTCTGCTCAGCAAGCCACTTCCCCAGAGCTGCAAGGACTGGCAGAGGGGATGAAAGGGAAACTGGGCAGGCGCTGGAAAAAAGATGAAGCTAATGGTTCCgtcttaatttattttatttctttacaaaTTAAAGATGCATTGAAAAATAAACCAATGAAGAGAAATGAGAGGTCCAGAGCAGGTACATCCCAGGCTGGGAGCTGACAGGTCTGGCCACCTCCAGCCTAGCCCTTGTCTTGTCCCAGCCAATTGGGCTTGGAAGATAATTGTCAAGCCACTCTGTCAATAACAAATCCGGGTGGTGTCCAGGCAGGATAGTGCGGCGCTCCAGAAGCTCTGCCTCTCTCCCCAAAACCCAAAGCGTCAGTTTGGAGAGGCAGTGAATGTTTCCAGTGGAGCTTAGAGGAGGATGTGGGCTGGCTCTGTGAGGTATTGCAAATTGATGACCAGGCTCTCTACAGAACCATCCAGTGTTGGGACCTCTCCACCTGAGGAGGAGGCTAGTACCTCTTCCAGGTCTTATGTACTTTCCAGATGAGTTCGCAGGCTCATTCATCTCTGACAAGACCACGGAGTGATTACCAATCATTGCAGAAGAGAGAAAG
Coding sequences:
- the POFUT4 gene encoding GDP-fucose protein O-fucosyltransferase 4, which codes for MAVGLAGFVLVLWGLGVCLASGPGPVAELEAGGEAEWVEPWDGAVFRPLSPLGAVGVARSSGSAGPGWEEGLDLPVLLWWSPGLFPHFPGDSELIECPRGACVASRDRRVRGNPRTRALLFYGTDFRASEAPLPRLAHQSWALLHEESPLNNYLLSHAAGIRLFNLTATFSRHSDYPLPLQWLPGIAYLRRAATPLSERSEWRRRGYAPLLYLQSHCDVPSDRDRYVRELMRYIPVDSYGKCLQNRKLPSPRLQDTTTATTEDLELLTFLSRYKFHLAFENAICDDYMTEKLWRPMHLGAVPVYRGSPSVRDWMPNNHSIILISDFQSPQKLAEFIDFLDKNDEEYMKYLAYKQPGGITNQFLLASLRHREWGVNDPLLPNYLNGFECFVCDHELARLEAEKAHAASPGDTPAPEPHIAQPSHMNCPMPTPGFGSVEEIPENDSWKEMWLQDYWQGLDQGEALTAMIYNNETQQRKFWDYLHEIFMKRNRNL